Proteins co-encoded in one Candidatus Thiodictyon syntrophicum genomic window:
- the sufD gene encoding Fe-S cluster assembly protein SufD, translating to MSAVLDKGLLPWLAAAPAAETIPLGWLEAQRAQARARVETQGIPGNKAENWRYTSLTRLLAQGFVPTAESLTAVQREDLEDLLIPGLESYRVLIVNGRFMPGLSELHDLPAGVRIAGLAALLKSDPDALRGRLNGVVGEAQPLFAALNTAGLDDGLVVLLERGARLERPIELIHLSVGMDEPRVAQPRHLIALGDGAQANLIERYLSLGDSLYCTNAVVEIALGRDAVLTHQRIQAESARAFHLSGLYLRLGTASRYQGINVGLGATWARTDLSVRFAGEHAECDLQGLYLAGDGQLMDFHLDVEHQLPQCTSRENFKGILYGKGRAVFDGLVRVARDAQQTDAAMTNRNLLLCEGAEVDTKPQLQINADDVKCSHGTTVGQIDPEQLFYLRSRGISRARARRLLCLGFAGEILDALVPEALREQVTEQVGRLLEQAPLD from the coding sequence ATGAGTGCGGTACTCGACAAGGGCCTGCTCCCCTGGCTCGCGGCGGCCCCGGCCGCCGAAACAATCCCCTTGGGCTGGCTGGAGGCCCAGCGCGCCCAGGCGCGCGCCCGGGTAGAGACCCAGGGCATCCCCGGCAACAAGGCCGAGAACTGGCGCTATACCAGCCTGACGCGACTCCTGGCGCAGGGCTTCGTCCCCACCGCCGAGTCGCTCACCGCGGTGCAGCGCGAGGACCTCGAAGACCTGCTGATCCCGGGGCTTGAGAGCTACCGGGTGCTGATCGTCAACGGCCGCTTCATGCCGGGACTGTCCGAGTTGCACGACCTGCCGGCCGGGGTGCGGATCGCGGGACTGGCCGCGCTGCTCAAGTCGGACCCGGACGCATTGCGGGGGCGGCTCAACGGCGTGGTCGGGGAGGCGCAGCCACTCTTCGCGGCGCTCAATACCGCTGGCCTCGACGATGGCCTGGTCGTCCTCCTGGAGCGCGGCGCCCGCCTGGAGCGGCCGATTGAACTCATTCACCTGTCGGTCGGGATGGACGAGCCGCGGGTCGCCCAGCCCCGCCATCTCATCGCCCTGGGGGACGGTGCCCAGGCCAACCTGATCGAGCGCTATCTGAGCCTCGGTGACTCGCTTTACTGCACCAATGCGGTGGTGGAGATCGCGCTGGGCCGGGATGCAGTCCTCACCCACCAGCGCATCCAGGCGGAGAGTGCGCGCGCCTTCCACTTGAGTGGGCTTTATCTGCGTCTCGGCACCGCGAGCCGCTATCAGGGCATCAATGTGGGCCTGGGTGCCACCTGGGCGCGGACTGATTTGAGCGTGCGCTTTGCCGGGGAGCACGCCGAGTGTGACCTGCAGGGGCTCTATCTCGCCGGTGACGGCCAGTTGATGGACTTCCACCTGGACGTCGAGCATCAGTTGCCCCAGTGCACGAGCCGCGAGAACTTCAAGGGCATCCTCTACGGCAAGGGGCGGGCGGTGTTCGACGGTCTGGTGCGGGTCGCCCGGGACGCCCAACAGACCGATGCGGCCATGACCAACCGCAACCTGCTCCTGTGCGAGGGGGCGGAGGTCGACACCAAGCCCCAGCTTCAGATCAACGCCGACGATGTGAAATGCAGCCACGGCACCACGGTCGGCCAGATCGACCCGGAGCAGTTGTTTTATCTGCGCTCCCGCGGGATCAGTCGCGCGCGCGCCCGGCGCCTGCTGTGCCTGGGATTCGCCGGCGAGATCCTGGACGCGTTGGTGCCCGAGGCACTGCGCGAGCAGGTCACGGAGCAGGTCGGGCGGCTGCTTGAGCAGGCCCCGTTGGATTGA
- a CDS encoding SUF system Fe-S cluster assembly protein: protein MNRLARFAGFGRHEAPPEEAPHPVDVVVERMDAQELREPIIAAIRGVYDPEIPINIYDLGLIYTIDISDNGDVAIDMTLTAPSCPVAGMMPLMVKDAVAAVEGVGEVAVELVWDPPWGQDQMSDEAKLQLGML, encoded by the coding sequence ATGAACCGTTTGGCTCGCTTCGCGGGTTTCGGGCGACACGAGGCACCGCCGGAAGAAGCCCCGCATCCCGTGGATGTGGTGGTCGAGCGGATGGACGCGCAGGAGTTGCGCGAACCCATCATCGCGGCCATCCGCGGCGTCTATGACCCCGAGATCCCGATCAACATCTATGACCTGGGTCTGATCTATACCATCGACATCAGCGATAACGGCGACGTGGCCATCGACATGACCCTCACCGCGCCGTCCTGCCCGGTGGCCGGCATGATGCCGCTGATGGTCAAGGACGCGGTGGCCGCCGTCGAAGGCGTCGGCGAGGTTGCGGTCGAACTGGTCTGGGACCCACCCTGGGGCCAGGATCAGATGAGCGACGAGGCCAAGCTCCAGCTCGGGATGCTGTGA
- a CDS encoding ammonium transporter: protein MEIVKTGSDVLFILIGAVMVLAMHAGFAFLELGTVRAKNQVNALAKIMSDFAVSTIAYFFVGYWIAYGVHFFSDAAALQAQHGYALVKFFFLLTFAAAIPAIVSGGIAERARFNPQLLASFLIVGLLYPFFEGMVWNGNFGLQALIEGIFGKPFHDFAGSVVVHAVGGWIGLAAVLLLGPRQGRYRTDGGMTAHPPSSIPFLSIGAWTLTVGWFGFNVMSAQTLDAISGLVAVNSLMAMVGGILAALVVGKNDPGFLHNGPLAGLVAVCAGSDLMHPIGALVTGAVAGALFVYAFTLTQNKWRIDDVLGVWPLHGLCGLWGGIAAGIFGLQALGGVGGVTFGGQLAGSLTGVVIAFGGGFLIYGAVKSVMGLRLSQEDEYLGADLSIHKITAQPDYNRGEV, encoded by the coding sequence ATGGAGATAGTGAAGACCGGCAGCGACGTCCTCTTCATCCTGATCGGCGCCGTCATGGTCCTGGCCATGCACGCGGGGTTCGCCTTTCTGGAGTTGGGGACGGTCCGGGCCAAGAATCAGGTCAATGCCCTGGCGAAGATCATGAGCGACTTTGCCGTCTCGACCATCGCCTACTTCTTCGTCGGCTACTGGATCGCCTACGGGGTCCACTTCTTCTCCGACGCCGCGGCGCTCCAGGCCCAACACGGCTACGCCCTGGTCAAGTTTTTCTTTCTCCTGACCTTTGCCGCCGCGATCCCGGCCATCGTCTCGGGCGGCATCGCCGAGCGCGCGCGCTTCAACCCGCAATTGCTGGCATCCTTCCTCATCGTCGGCCTGCTCTACCCCTTCTTCGAGGGCATGGTCTGGAACGGCAACTTCGGCCTGCAAGCGCTCATCGAGGGCATCTTCGGCAAGCCCTTCCACGACTTCGCCGGCTCCGTCGTGGTCCATGCGGTCGGCGGCTGGATCGGGCTCGCCGCCGTGCTCCTGCTCGGCCCCCGGCAAGGGCGTTATCGTACCGACGGCGGCATGACGGCGCACCCGCCGTCCTCCATCCCCTTCCTCTCCATCGGGGCCTGGACCCTGACCGTGGGCTGGTTCGGCTTCAACGTCATGTCCGCCCAGACGCTCGATGCGATCAGCGGGCTGGTCGCGGTGAACTCATTGATGGCCATGGTCGGCGGCATCCTGGCGGCGCTCGTCGTCGGCAAGAACGACCCGGGCTTCCTGCACAACGGCCCCCTGGCCGGCCTGGTCGCGGTCTGCGCGGGCTCCGACCTGATGCACCCGATCGGTGCCCTGGTGACCGGCGCCGTGGCCGGCGCCCTCTTCGTCTATGCCTTCACCCTGACCCAGAACAAATGGCGCATCGACGACGTGCTGGGCGTGTGGCCCCTGCACGGTCTCTGCGGCCTCTGGGGCGGGATCGCGGCCGGCATCTTCGGCCTCCAGGCCCTGGGCGGGGTCGGCGGTGTCACCTTCGGCGGCCAACTGGCCGGCAGCCTGACCGGTGTCGTGATCGCCTTCGGCGGCGGCTTCCTGATCTATGGCGCCGTCAAGTCCGTGATGGGCCTGCGCCTGAGCCAGGAGGACGAATACCTGGGCGCGGATCTGAGCATCCATAAGATTACCGCGCAGCCGGACTATAACCGCGGGGAGGTTTGA
- a CDS encoding acyl-CoA thioesterase: MAKPRHPDCSNYPQDQPMPLEPYAYALRIRLHDTDAAGVLFYGHLFRHAHDAYEAFMEHLGFPLKDLIGTGASALPLPITQAQARYERPLRLGDRVRVELRVAAVRRRSFALDYRFLDDRGHTCARARTVHCLVSQEDAGLPAELHQALIARVASAGPSP; the protein is encoded by the coding sequence TTGGCGAAGCCCCGTCACCCGGATTGCTCAAATTATCCGCAGGACCAGCCCATGCCGCTTGAACCCTACGCCTACGCCCTGCGCATCCGGCTGCACGACACCGACGCGGCCGGGGTGCTGTTCTACGGGCACCTCTTCAGACACGCCCACGACGCCTACGAGGCATTTATGGAGCACCTGGGGTTCCCGCTCAAGGACCTGATCGGAACCGGGGCCAGCGCGCTCCCACTGCCCATCACCCAGGCGCAGGCACGCTACGAGCGCCCGCTGCGGCTCGGCGACCGGGTCCGGGTGGAACTGCGGGTCGCCGCGGTGCGACGGCGCTCCTTCGCGCTGGACTATCGCTTTCTGGATGATCGGGGACACACCTGCGCCCGAGCGCGTACCGTCCATTGCCTGGTCAGTCAAGAGGATGCCGGATTACCCGCGGAGCTGCACCAGGCCCTGATCGCGCGGGTCGCGAGCGCCGGACCAAGCCCATGA
- a CDS encoding protoporphyrinogen/coproporphyrinogen oxidase — MNADVIVIGAGLSGLACALTLRENGLEPLVLEAAEGVGGRVRTDQRQGFLLDRGFQVLQTWYPEARRWLDYGRLDLRPFYPGALVRTGGRFHRVSDVWRRPARLPEMLASPIGILADKLRLLGLRRRCLRGTLEDLYGRPETQALGRLRQLGFSEQMIERFFKPFFSGVFFEPELAVSSRTFEFIFRAFALGDTALPARGMGEIPAQLAARLPAEQIRTGCRVERLGDGAVLLDSGERLRARTLVIATAQAQTARLLGVPLAPALAAGRGTTCVYFATGRAPYRGPYLLLNGEGQGRVNSLLCPSNLSDLYAPAGQSLIAVNCHGAQHNPDALETALRRELAAWFGDRVRGWERLAVYRLPQALPVQAPPVPYPGGGEQRVADRLWVCGDYQCAPSIQWALHSGRRAGAGVARALLGRVAEHSAAGLRWPDDRPALGPIAGER; from the coding sequence ATGAACGCGGATGTCATCGTCATCGGTGCCGGGCTGTCCGGCTTGGCCTGCGCCCTGACCCTGCGGGAGAACGGGCTCGAACCCCTGGTGCTGGAGGCGGCCGAGGGGGTCGGCGGGCGCGTGCGTACCGATCAGCGCCAGGGGTTTCTGCTCGATCGCGGCTTTCAGGTGTTGCAGACCTGGTATCCGGAGGCCCGGCGCTGGCTCGATTACGGTCGCCTCGACCTGCGCCCATTCTATCCGGGCGCCCTGGTGCGGACCGGCGGGCGTTTCCACCGGGTCAGCGACGTGTGGCGCCGCCCGGCGCGGTTGCCGGAGATGCTGGCCTCCCCCATCGGCATCCTGGCGGACAAGCTGCGCCTCCTGGGGCTGCGCCGCCGCTGCCTGCGCGGGACCCTGGAAGACCTCTATGGGCGCCCCGAGACCCAGGCCCTGGGGCGCCTGCGGCAGTTGGGCTTTTCCGAGCAAATGATCGAGCGCTTCTTCAAGCCCTTCTTCAGCGGCGTCTTCTTCGAGCCGGAGTTGGCGGTCTCATCGCGCACCTTCGAGTTCATCTTCCGCGCCTTCGCCTTGGGCGACACGGCCCTGCCTGCCCGCGGTATGGGCGAGATCCCGGCGCAACTGGCCGCCCGTCTGCCCGCCGAGCAGATCCGCACCGGTTGCCGGGTGGAGCGGCTGGGCGACGGTGCGGTGCTGCTCGACTCCGGCGAGCGCCTGCGCGCCCGCACCCTGGTGATCGCCACCGCGCAGGCACAGACCGCGCGGCTGCTGGGGGTGCCGCTCGCGCCCGCGTTGGCGGCCGGGCGCGGCACCACCTGCGTCTATTTCGCGACGGGGCGGGCGCCCTACCGTGGTCCCTATCTGCTGCTCAATGGCGAGGGCCAGGGGCGGGTCAACAGCCTGCTGTGCCCAAGCAACCTGTCGGACCTCTATGCCCCGGCGGGCCAGTCCCTGATCGCGGTCAATTGTCACGGCGCCCAGCACAACCCGGATGCACTGGAGACGGCCCTGCGGCGTGAACTCGCCGCCTGGTTCGGCGATCGGGTACGGGGCTGGGAGCGGCTGGCTGTCTATCGGCTGCCCCAGGCGCTGCCGGTGCAGGCGCCGCCCGTCCCCTATCCGGGCGGGGGGGAGCAGCGGGTGGCCGACCGGCTCTGGGTCTGCGGCGACTACCAGTGCGCCCCGTCCATCCAGTGGGCGCTGCACTCCGGGCGCCGCGCCGGGGCTGGGGTCGCCCGCGCCCTGCTCGGGCGCGTGGCCGAGCACAGCGCGGCGGGGCTGCGATGGCCCGATGACCGGCCGGCGCTCGGTCCGATCGCCGGGGAGCGCTGA
- a CDS encoding DUF4124 domain-containing protein codes for MNRCPLSPRASSSAPRPGCRGFIIAALVLAGAATALGAVAADAIYKSVDAQGRVSYSTTAPVPDSAGTVEAMRIRIGAEAPPPGGVGQGANAGAATLPSPQQAQQALIQAKAALEQAKIHGEDDWQTTPGGQQVSTLEYDQRVTAAQEKVRELEAALGRARKR; via the coding sequence ATGAACCGCTGTCCCCTGTCCCCGCGGGCGTCGTCGTCGGCACCTCGACCCGGGTGCCGCGGTTTCATCATTGCCGCGCTGGTCCTGGCGGGCGCCGCGACGGCCTTGGGCGCGGTCGCTGCCGATGCGATCTACAAGTCGGTGGACGCGCAGGGCCGCGTGAGCTATTCAACCACGGCCCCGGTCCCGGACAGCGCGGGCACTGTCGAGGCGATGCGGATTCGCATCGGCGCCGAGGCACCGCCGCCCGGGGGGGTGGGTCAGGGCGCAAACGCGGGCGCCGCTACGCTCCCTTCGCCCCAGCAGGCCCAGCAGGCCCTGATCCAGGCTAAGGCGGCGCTGGAACAGGCAAAGATCCACGGTGAGGACGATTGGCAGACCACGCCCGGCGGACAACAGGTTTCCACGCTGGAGTATGACCAGCGGGTCACGGCGGCCCAGGAGAAGGTGCGGGAACTGGAGGCGGCGCTGGGGCGTGCGCGCAAGCGCTGA
- a CDS encoding phasin family protein: protein MNANDTFNTVNEITTKGVERMSSLGELNLRIFERLAARQVDAMNLAVEHSVRLTKLATEAKGVNEFVKGQAEAVKDFSERVMGESKLNLQLAGQTRDDYRVWFEKSLAEVSADLRKTVPAV from the coding sequence ATGAACGCAAACGACACCTTCAATACCGTCAACGAAATCACCACCAAGGGCGTGGAGCGCATGTCCAGCCTGGGCGAGCTCAATCTGCGCATCTTCGAGCGTCTGGCCGCCCGTCAGGTCGATGCGATGAATCTCGCCGTTGAGCACAGCGTGCGCCTGACGAAGCTCGCCACCGAGGCCAAGGGTGTGAACGAGTTCGTCAAGGGTCAGGCCGAGGCCGTCAAGGACTTCAGTGAGCGCGTGATGGGTGAGTCCAAGCTCAACCTGCAGCTCGCTGGCCAGACCCGCGACGACTACCGCGTCTGGTTCGAGAAGAGCCTGGCCGAGGTCAGCGCCGATCTTCGCAAGACCGTCCCCGCCGTTTAG
- the phaR gene encoding polyhydroxyalkanoate synthesis repressor PhaR, giving the protein MSDTSMIRAAVRIAKAVVTGRSRRPADAILPGGIAERKGKPVGAARNGAPSAAGTPGGTAPGALPPPGGAPSRRGGAVHLVARVPNQAMAMSSERIIKKYPNRRLYDTEVSRYITLADVRNLVMGSARFRVVDAANDADITRSILLQIMLEEETGGEPLFSATMLAQIIRFYGGTVQGVFARYLESSLDLFAQQQKQLTDAWGDSPLDAVTRMTKRNMDLWSELQDEFMRAAGIPVGGERPDDNDDDDQ; this is encoded by the coding sequence ATGAGCGACACCAGCATGATCCGCGCCGCGGTGCGGATCGCCAAGGCGGTGGTTACCGGTCGCTCCAGGCGCCCCGCCGACGCGATCCTACCGGGCGGCATCGCCGAGCGCAAAGGAAAACCAGTCGGCGCGGCCCGCAACGGCGCGCCGTCGGCCGCCGGAACACCCGGCGGGACCGCGCCCGGGGCCTTGCCTCCCCCTGGGGGCGCACCGTCGCGGCGCGGCGGCGCGGTACACTTGGTCGCGAGGGTCCCCAATCAGGCGATGGCCATGAGCAGCGAACGCATCATCAAGAAATACCCGAACCGGCGTCTGTATGATACCGAGGTCAGCCGCTATATCACCCTGGCCGACGTACGTAACCTGGTGATGGGCAGCGCCCGGTTTCGGGTCGTCGATGCCGCCAACGACGCCGATATCACCCGTTCGATCCTGCTCCAGATCATGCTGGAGGAGGAAACCGGGGGCGAGCCCCTGTTCAGCGCGACCATGCTGGCCCAGATCATCCGGTTCTACGGCGGCACCGTCCAGGGGGTCTTTGCCCGTTACCTGGAGAGTTCGCTCGACCTCTTCGCCCAGCAGCAAAAACAACTGACCGACGCCTGGGGCGACAGCCCCCTGGACGCGGTAACCCGCATGACCAAGCGCAACATGGACCTGTGGTCGGAGCTGCAGGACGAGTTCATGCGCGCGGCCGGGATCCCCGTCGGCGGCGAGCGCCCGGACGACAACGACGACGACGACCAGTGA
- the phaE gene encoding class III poly(R)-hydroxyalkanoic acid synthase subunit PhaE, protein MNEDSFFSNDWMETQRKYWESWIAMNRKAMGLEGGSQTAPWESALEHWWSAVSPAAPAASKQFMERMMEQGKSFFKMAETFLPTAGGGGDGWSAFSKALEDMQKGFMGGLGGGGDDKNAMHRMLAFWELPLDNWQRMTSSMSPLIPGDVLRNMPHDGMQEHVDRLLSAPGLGYTREEQGAYQDLIRRSIDYQKALQEYSAFYSKLGVKAVERMRAYMQDLISSGKTIDSARAIYDDWVNCCEAVYAEEVSTPAYAQLHGKLINSQMALKARMSEMVDGQLGALNMPTRSEIRTLQDRLQETRRENKKLSHGLKVLQAQVEALASGQPLAPGARVKTHNVPRAALIAGPADSKAAAPKKPAVKPTTK, encoded by the coding sequence GTGAACGAAGATAGCTTCTTTTCAAACGACTGGATGGAAACCCAGCGTAAATACTGGGAGAGTTGGATCGCGATGAATCGCAAGGCCATGGGCCTGGAGGGGGGCAGTCAGACCGCGCCCTGGGAGTCCGCCCTGGAGCACTGGTGGAGTGCCGTGTCCCCGGCCGCGCCCGCTGCCTCCAAGCAGTTCATGGAGCGGATGATGGAGCAGGGTAAGTCCTTTTTCAAAATGGCCGAGACCTTCCTGCCCACCGCGGGCGGCGGCGGCGACGGTTGGAGCGCCTTCAGCAAGGCCCTGGAGGACATGCAGAAGGGCTTCATGGGCGGGCTCGGCGGGGGCGGTGACGACAAGAACGCCATGCACCGCATGCTGGCCTTCTGGGAGCTGCCGCTGGACAACTGGCAGCGCATGACGTCCTCCATGTCGCCGTTGATCCCCGGTGACGTCCTGCGCAACATGCCCCACGACGGCATGCAGGAGCATGTGGACCGGCTGCTGTCGGCCCCCGGGCTAGGTTACACCCGTGAGGAGCAGGGCGCCTACCAGGACCTGATCCGCCGCAGTATCGACTACCAGAAGGCCCTCCAGGAGTACTCGGCCTTCTACTCCAAGCTCGGGGTCAAGGCGGTCGAGCGCATGCGCGCCTACATGCAGGACCTGATCAGCAGCGGCAAGACCATCGACTCGGCCCGCGCCATCTATGACGACTGGGTCAACTGCTGCGAGGCGGTCTACGCCGAAGAGGTCAGCACCCCGGCCTATGCGCAACTGCACGGCAAGCTGATCAACTCCCAGATGGCGCTCAAGGCGCGCATGTCGGAGATGGTCGACGGGCAACTGGGCGCGCTGAACATGCCCACGCGCTCCGAAATCCGCACCCTCCAGGACCGTCTCCAGGAGACCCGGCGCGAAAACAAGAAGCTCAGCCATGGCCTGAAGGTCCTGCAGGCCCAGGTCGAGGCCCTGGCCAGCGGCCAGCCGCTCGCCCCGGGTGCCCGCGTCAAGACCCATAACGTCCCCCGCGCTGCCCTGATCGCCGGCCCGGCCGATAGCAAGGCCGCTGCACCCAAGAAGCCCGCCGTCAAGCCAACCACCAAATAA
- a CDS encoding class III poly(R)-hydroxyalkanoic acid synthase subunit PhaC, which produces MIPIDIRPDKLTQEMLDYTRKLGKGMENLLNADKIDTGVSPKQAVYKEDKLVLYRYDTPAGVTPRPVPVLVIYALVNRPYMTDIQEDRSTIKGLLATGQDVYLIDWGYPDGADRCLTLDDYLNGYVDRCVDFICESHGLEQINILGICQGGVFSLMYTSMHQDKVKNLVTMVTPVDFQTPGNLLSSWVQAMDIDLAVDTMGNVPGELLNWTFLSLKPFALAGQKYVNMVDVLEDADKVKNFLRMEKWIFDSPDQAGETFRQFSKDFYQKNGLINGGVVIGDYEIDLKNLTCPLLNVFALQDHLVPPAASQAMKGLVGSTDYTENPFPGGHIGIYVSGKAQKEVTPAIGKWLNDRS; this is translated from the coding sequence GTGATCCCAATCGACATTCGGCCCGACAAACTGACCCAGGAGATGCTCGACTACACCCGCAAGCTGGGCAAGGGCATGGAAAACCTGCTCAACGCGGACAAGATCGATACCGGCGTCAGCCCCAAGCAGGCGGTCTACAAGGAAGACAAGCTGGTCCTGTACCGCTACGACACCCCCGCGGGCGTCACCCCCCGGCCGGTGCCGGTGCTGGTCATCTACGCCCTGGTCAATCGGCCCTACATGACCGACATCCAGGAGGACCGCTCGACCATCAAGGGCCTGCTCGCCACCGGTCAGGACGTCTACCTGATCGACTGGGGCTACCCGGACGGCGCCGACCGCTGCCTGACCCTGGACGACTATCTCAACGGCTATGTGGACCGTTGCGTGGACTTCATCTGCGAGTCCCACGGGCTGGAGCAGATCAACATCCTGGGGATCTGCCAGGGTGGCGTCTTCAGCCTGATGTACACCTCCATGCACCAGGACAAGGTCAAGAACCTGGTCACCATGGTTACCCCGGTAGACTTCCAGACCCCCGGCAACCTGCTCTCCAGTTGGGTGCAGGCCATGGACATCGACCTGGCCGTCGACACCATGGGCAATGTCCCGGGTGAGCTGCTGAACTGGACCTTCCTGTCGCTCAAGCCCTTCGCCCTGGCCGGCCAGAAATACGTCAACATGGTCGACGTGCTGGAGGATGCCGACAAGGTCAAGAACTTCCTGCGCATGGAGAAGTGGATCTTCGACAGCCCCGACCAGGCGGGCGAGACCTTCCGGCAATTTTCCAAGGACTTCTACCAGAAGAACGGACTCATCAACGGCGGCGTCGTCATCGGCGACTACGAGATCGACCTGAAGAATCTCACCTGCCCGCTGCTCAACGTCTTCGCCCTGCAGGACCACCTGGTGCCCCCGGCCGCCTCCCAGGCGATGAAGGGCCTGGTCGGCAGCACGGACTATACCGAAAACCCCTTCCCCGGCGGCCATATCGGTATCTATGTCAGCGGCAAGGCCCAGAAGGAGGTCACCCCCGCCATCGGCAAGTGGCTGAACGATCGGTCCTAG
- a CDS encoding hemerythrin domain-containing protein: MRTLDGYRSTHSDLRQIIGDLRSILADQQPSLRSNARTAYDLLCDLGERVSRHLDLEDHDLYPTLLIHEDPKVKSMAWGFIIGERPMRQTLEDYHQRWLKHCDFNFTDEFLAETQAVVASVAQRLDREELVLLPKMVEIGLLREARL; encoded by the coding sequence ATGCGAACCTTAGACGGCTACCGCAGCACTCACTCGGACCTGCGCCAGATCATCGGCGACCTGCGCTCGATCCTCGCCGATCAGCAACCGAGTCTACGCAGCAACGCCAGGACGGCCTATGATCTGTTGTGCGACCTGGGCGAGCGGGTGAGCAGGCATTTGGACCTGGAGGATCACGACCTGTACCCCACCCTGCTAATTCATGAAGACCCGAAGGTCAAGTCCATGGCCTGGGGATTCATCATCGGGGAGCGGCCCATGCGCCAGACCCTCGAGGACTACCACCAGCGCTGGCTGAAGCACTGCGACTTCAACTTCACTGATGAATTTCTCGCCGAGACCCAAGCCGTCGTCGCCTCCGTCGCGCAGCGCCTCGATCGTGAGGAACTGGTCCTGTTGCCCAAGATGGTCGAGATCGGCCTGCTGCGCGAGGCGCGCCTCTAG
- a CDS encoding ArsR/SmtB family transcription factor, protein MSEPPDHKQALFAHLAVIARALGHGARLELLDFLAQGERAVEDLARVAGLSIANTSKHLQQLKAAGLVLARRDGKHIRYTLADDRVLDAVMVLRALAQARSRAVGELLAEYLGSRDDLEPVPADELLVRVRDGLATVIDVRPPDEFAQGHVAGALNIPLERLQEYLDRFTPDREVIAYCRGPWCVLSFEAVTRLRAAGFSARRLRDGWPEWRRAGLPVITN, encoded by the coding sequence ATGTCCGAACCTCCGGATCACAAGCAAGCACTGTTCGCGCACTTGGCCGTGATCGCCCGTGCGCTCGGCCATGGGGCGCGGTTGGAGTTGCTGGACTTTCTGGCCCAGGGCGAGCGAGCCGTCGAGGATCTCGCTCGGGTCGCCGGACTCTCCATCGCCAACACCTCTAAGCATCTGCAACAGCTCAAGGCCGCGGGCCTGGTGCTGGCCCGGCGCGACGGCAAACACATCCGCTACACGCTGGCGGACGATCGGGTGCTGGATGCGGTCATGGTGCTGCGCGCGCTCGCGCAGGCACGCAGCAGGGCGGTGGGTGAACTGTTGGCCGAGTATCTCGGGAGCCGCGACGATCTGGAGCCGGTCCCGGCCGATGAACTGCTCGTCCGGGTGCGCGACGGGTTGGCGACCGTCATCGACGTGCGGCCCCCCGATGAATTTGCCCAGGGCCATGTCGCCGGGGCGCTGAATATCCCGCTAGAGCGATTGCAGGAGTATCTGGATCGCTTCACGCCGGACCGGGAAGTGATCGCCTACTGCCGCGGCCCTTGGTGCGTGCTCTCGTTCGAGGCGGTGACCCGACTACGCGCGGCGGGATTCTCTGCTCGTCGTCTGCGCGACGGCTGGCCGGAGTGGCGGCGGGCTGGCCTGCCGGTGATCACCAACTGA
- a CDS encoding DsrE/DsrF/TusD sulfur relay family protein, producing the protein MKILIVLNREPYDSTDVTWNALRLANTLVDGGQEVRCFLMNDAVDLAREVCRPPEGYDQDLSQMLKSLIGRGVVVKVCGTCMARCGIYKNHPYFDGAEHSTMKALAEWVIDSDQVLTF; encoded by the coding sequence ATGAAGATTCTGATCGTGCTGAACCGTGAGCCTTACGACAGCACCGATGTCACCTGGAACGCACTGCGCCTGGCCAACACCCTGGTCGACGGCGGACAGGAGGTGCGCTGCTTCTTGATGAACGATGCCGTCGATCTGGCCCGCGAGGTCTGCCGTCCGCCCGAGGGCTATGACCAGGATCTGTCGCAGATGCTCAAGTCTTTGATCGGGCGCGGCGTCGTGGTGAAGGTCTGCGGCACCTGCATGGCGCGCTGCGGCATTTACAAGAACCACCCCTATTTCGACGGCGCCGAGCATTCGACGATGAAAGCGCTAGCCGAGTGGGTCATCGACAGTGACCAGGTGCTGACGTTCTGA